The genomic DNA CGGACGGGTTCGACCTCAAGGCCTTCGCCATCCAGGGAGGCCAATTCACGGTGCAGTTCCAGGCTCCGGCGGGCACGGGAGTTTCCGTATTGCAGCTCTTGCCCGGCAAGCCCGGCAACCAGCGCACCGGCAATAAGGCCTTCACCCTCAAATCGATTTCCGTGCAAAATGCGGGCGGGTAAAACTAACATGAACAGAAAAACTTTTCTCTTCAGCTTGGGACTGGTGCTCGCAGCGGCCGCGCCGCTTGCCTATGCTGATACAGCGGTGGTCTCGGACGCGCAGGTAATCGATCTTGGCCAGAATAATTTCCTGCTCAAGCTGCGTTCCAGCGGGCCGCAGGCCTTTGACGCCACGCTGAAAAATCCGACGACCCTCGAAGTCCGGCTTTATCAGGCCACGCTGGGAACCTTCGCGGTTCCTTCGACGCCTTTCGGCGGCGTGACCTTTACGCAGGACAAAGCCGAGCAAGTGCTGATGCGCCTCACGCTGAATGACCCGACCCACAAGCCCCGCGTCCAGCAGGGCGACAGCGCGGACTCGGTGGACATTTACGTTCGCTGGATGACGGACAACAAAGCGCCAGTGCTCAGCGCCGTCAACGTCACGAACATCACCCAGACGGGCGCGGACATCACGTGGACGACCGACGAAGCCGCGGATTCCAGCGCGGCCTACGGGCTTTCCCAGCCTCCGGCGCAAACGACCACCGTCAACACGACGCCGTTTACCGCGCATAAAGTCACGCTGACGGGGCTCGCGCCCGGCAAGCTTTATTATTACAGCGCGCGCTCGGCCGACATCGCGGGAAATCTCGCGGCTTCGAACGTTCTTTCTTTCACGACCAAGGCGCCGGCCTTCGCGGAATCCGGCGGCCAGGTGGTCATCGAAGCCGAGCATTACGACGTGAAGACACCGCGCGCCGGAAAAGACTGGGTGCTGGAAAGCGCGCAGTCCGGAGCTTCCGGAAGCAGGTACGCGACCGCGCTGCCCAACAGCGGCGCGAATCTTTCTTCCTACGTGAATCAGAGCCCGGAGCTGGTCTACAACGTGCTTTTCACGGCGACCGGCACTTATTACGTCTGGATCCGCGGCGCGGGCCCGACGACAGCCGACGATTCCGTTCATGCAGGCATCGACGGCACCGGACCGGCATCCGCGTCCAACATGGACGGTTTTCCCGCGGCCTGGACGTGGAAGAATAAAACCACGAGCGGCGCCGCGGCCACGCTCGTCGTGCATTCGCCGGGCCTTCACACGATCCACCTCTGGATGCGCGAAGACGGTTTCCGCGCCGACAAAATCCTGCTCCGCCAGAACAGTTCCGCCACCGCGCCGTCAGGCACGGGTCCCGCCGAAAGCCCCCGCCAGTAATCCGGCGTTCCGGCTTTTCCGCGATTCCTCCATTCTCTCAAGAGGAAACGATATTTTCCCCTATCCCGCATCTCGCCGTCCCGCGTTTTAATGAGGGCCACGGGGGATTTCATGAGTGTGACACTGACCCAGACAAGCCCGTCGGAAACGCTGCGCAAGGAAGAAGACTATGTCCGCGTGCGCAGCGAGTCGGAACGCCTGTGCGAGTCTCTCGAGATCGAGGATTTCGCGGTGCAGGGCATGCCCGACGTGAGCCCGCCGAAATGGCACCTGGCGCATACAACCTGGTTCTTCGAGACGTTTTTTCTCGCGCCGCTCGAACCGCATCACAAGCCTTTTGACCCGGTTTTTTCCTACCTCTTCAATTCTTATTACGAAGCCGTGGGCGCGCGCCAGCCGCGCGGCAGGCGGGGCCAGATTTCCCGTCCTTCGGTTTCCCGGGTGCTGGAGTACCGCGCGAACGTGGACCAGCGCGTGGCCGAAGTCCTTGAAAAAAAAGCCGGGCGCCTGGGCGGCGAAGAGCTCCGCGTTTTCGATACGGGCCTGCATCACGAGCAGCAGCACCAGGAGCTCCTTCTCACCGACATCAAATACAATTTTTTCCTGAGCCCGTACCGTCCTGCCTACCTTTCCGAAGAAGCGCCCCCGGAAGGCGAGAGGGCGGGCGCGGCGCGCTGGATCGATTACGGCGGGTCGCTGCGCGTGGTCGGCCATGACGGCCGCGGTTTCGGCTTCGACAACGAAATGCCGGAACATCAGGCTTACGTCGAGCCTTTTTCGCTGGCATCGCATCTGGTGACGAACGCCGAGTACCTCGGCTTCATCGAAGACGGAGGATACGATCATGCGGAGCTGTGGCTTTCGGATGGGTGGGAAACGGCCCGCCGCGAAGGCTGGCGCGCGCCGCTTTATTGGGAAGCGGAAGGCAAATCCGAGTGGCGTGTCTTTACGCTTGCCGGCATGAAGAAGCTGAACATGGACGAGCCTGTCTGCCATTTGAGCTGTTACGAAGCGGACGCGTACGCGCGCTGGGCCGGATGCCGCCTTCCCACGGAAGCGGAATGGGAAACCGCGGCGCGCACGGCGGCCGTGGGCGGCAATTTCCGCGAATCCGGGCGCCTGCATCCCGCGCCTTCATCCGGCGGCCCGCTGGCCCGTCCCGCGCAGCTGTACGGCGATGTGTGGGAATGGACGCAGAGCCCGTACGCGCCGTATCCGGGTTTCAAGCCCGGTCCGGGCGCGCTCGGCGAATACAACGGAAAATTCATGTGCAATCAGATCGTGCTGCGCGGCGGCTCGTGCGTGACGCCGGCGTCGCACATCCGGCCCACATACCGCAACTTTTTTTATCCCCATCAGCGCTGGCAGTTTTCCGGCCTACGGCTGGCGCGTTAACCCGAAGAGGATCCCATGGTTTATTTTGCCCCGGGAAAAGAAACGTTCCTGCACGACGTGCTGGACGGGCTGCAGCGGCGGGAGAAGAAAATCCCGTGTAAATATTTTTACGACGAGCGCGGCTCGCGGCTCTTTGACGCGATTTGCCGCACTGAGGAATATTATCCGACGCGTACCGAAGTGCAGATCCTGCACAATTATGCCGCGGACATGGCGCGGCTCGCCGGGCCCGGCGCCGTGCTGGTGGAGCTGGGCAGCGGCAGCGGACTCAAGACGCGGCTTTTGCTGGAGTATTTGAGCCGTCCCGCGGCATTCGTGCCCGTCGACATCTCGCGCTTCCGCCTGATGGAAAGCTCGCGCGAGCTTCGGTCCCGGTTTCCGCGCCTTAAAATCCTTCCTGTCTGCGCGGACTTCACGGCGCCTTTCCGTCTTCCCGAGGCCGCCGGACGGCGCGTTTTTTATTTTCCCGGGTCCACCATTGGCAATTTCTCTCCCGAAGAAGCGGGGGAGCTGCTCGGCCGCCTCCTGGAAGACGCGGGCCCCGGAGGCGCGCTGCTCATCGGCGTCGACCTCAAAAAAGACAAACGCGTGCTGGAAGCCGCTTACAACGACCGGAGCGGCATGACCGCGGCCTTCAACCGCAACGTCCTTCGCCGCCTGAACGATGAGCTCGGCACCGGCATCTGCACGGAAAAGTTTACGCACCGCGCTTTTTACAACGAGGCTGAAGGGCGGATCGAAATGCACCTGGTCAGCGGCGCCGAGCAGACGATTGAGCTGGCCGGCGAAACCATCCGGCTTCGCGAAAACGAGAGCATCTGCACCGAGCATTCTTATAAGTACAGCCTCGAAGATTTCCAGAATCTCGCCGGGACTTTCGGGGCGTCGGTGGAAAGAACCTGGACCGATCCCGCTCGCCTTTTCAGCGTCCATTACCTCGCCCGTGCCTGACCGGGAAGGGTCCGGCAAGAAATCCTCCGGCGCGGGGCGGACGGTTGCGTTCCGGCCTCGATCCGGCTAGAATGCCTTTCCGATTCATTAAAAGTCGTATCCAAGCCGGAGGAACCATGAAAACCGCCCTTTCTTTCTTGTTGATCCTTGTTTGCGCCTCGCCGCTGTATGCCGCGCCCGCCGCGGAGCACGTGCATCCTCTCCATCCCGCGTCGCCGGAATTTGAAAGGATGAAGTCCCTTGTCGGAACATGGAAAGGAACGGGCCAGACCGGCGCCGAGAAGCCGACGGATGCGGCCGTCGAATACAAGCTGACGTCCGGCGGCACCGCGCTCGTGGAAACGCTTTTTCCCGGAACGCCGAATGAAATGGTTTCCGTGTATCACGACGGCCCGGACGGCAAGCTGACCATGACGCACTATTGCATGATGGGCAACCAGCCGAAGCTGGATCTTGTTTCGACGGGGGAGAACAAGCTCAGCTTCAAGAGCTCGCCCGCGAGCGGGATTCCCGAATCCGAAGACCAGATGGACGCGCTGGATCTTTCTTTCAGCGGCGACGCGCTGACGCAAACCTGGCAGGGGCGCAAAGGCGGGAAGCTGAGCGATCCCACGGTCATTTCCGTCAAAAAAGCGTCTTAACCTCATCCTCCCCGGAAGGAGCCGTTATGCCGGTCAAACCTGTTCCCGAGGAGTATCACACGCTCACGCCCTACCTGATCGTCCGGCGGGCGGACAAAGCCATTGAGTTTTACAAAAAAGTTTTCGGCGCGGCGGAAAAGATGCGCATGGAAGGGCCCGGCGGCAAAGTGGGCCATGCCGAACTCAAGATCGGCGACTCCACGTTCATGCTGGCCGACGAAGTTCCCGACATGGGCTTTCTGGGGCCGCAATCGCTGGGCGGTTCACCCGTCAACCTGCTCGTCTACGTCGAAAATTCCGACGCGATTTTCAATCGGGCCGTGGCCGAAGGCGCCGCCGTGCGGAAAGCCATGGCCAACCAGTTTTACGGCGACCGCAGCGGCACGTTCGAAGATCCGTTCGGCCACCTGTGGACGGTCTCCACGCATATCGAAGACGTGCCGGAAGACGAACTGCGCCGCCGCGCCGCGGAATGCATGAGCCAGCACGAAGCCAAAACCTGATCGATTGCCGGAAGGTCCGTTTCGGGTTAGAATCCCTCTCATGAAAAATGAGCCTGCGCAAGACGGCAAAAAAAGATGCGCCTGGATCCGGGATACGCTCATGCAGCGCTACCACGACGAAGAGTGGGGCGTCCCCGTGTCGGACGACCGCAAGCAATTCGAATTCCTGGTCCTGGAAAGTGCGCAGGCGGGCCTGAGCTGGGCCATTGTCCTGCGCAAGCGCGAGAATTACCGCAAAGCCTTTGCCGGTTTCGATCCCGTGAAAGTCTCCCGTTTCAAGGCCCCGCAGGTCCGCAAGCTTCTCAAAGATCCGGGCATCATCCGCAACCGCCTCAAGATCCAGGCCGCCATCAACAATGCCCGGCGGTTTCTCGAAATCCTTTCCGAACACGGTTCTTTCGCGAACTACCTGCGGACCTTTGTGGGAGAAAAGCCCCGCATCAACCGCTGGAAATCGCTCGCCGAGCTCCCGGCCCGCACGCCCGAATCCGACGCGCTCAGCAAAGATATGAAAAAACGCGGTTTCAAATTTCTCGGGTCCATCGTGCTGTATTCCCATCTCCAGGCCGTGGGCATGGTGAACGACCATGTCGTGAGCTGCTACCGGCACCGCGAATTAAAAGGCGCGCCGCGCCGGAAGCGGGCGGGACATGCTTGACGTCCTGATCGCGGGCGCAGGACCGGTGGGGCTTTCGCTCGCCCTGGGGCTTGCCCGCGCGGGAAAGTCCGTGCTCGTCCTGGAAAAAAAAGACCGCTTTGACCCGCACTCGCGTGCGCCTGCCATCTGGCCGCGCACGCAGGAAATCCTGGCCGGCCTCGGCGTCATCGACCGCTTTGTCCGGGAAGGGATCGTGCGTCCCGATTTTAATTTTACCGATGCGGACAAGGACCGCGTGCTTCTCTCGCTTTCTTTCCGCGAGCTGGCGGAAGAAACAAAATTCCCGCAGGCTTTGATCCTTCCTCAGAATAAGACCGAACAGTTCCTGTACGAAGCGCTGTCCCGGGAACCCAAGGCCGAAGTCAAATTTTCCAGCGAAGTCGTGAAACTTCTCCATGCGGACACGCATGTGACCGTGGAATACAAACAGAACGGGCAGCCTGCCGCGGCCGACGCCTTGTACGTCGCCGGATGTGACGGCGCGCACAGCGCGGTGCGCGAAGCGCTGGGATTTACCCTCGAGGGCCGCACGTACGGCATCCGGGCCGCGCTGGCCGACGTGCATCTGGGTGACGACAAGCCTTATGATTTTCCCCGGTTCTCCACGCAGGGCCCGTTCGCGGCGGGCATCCTCATCGAAAAAAGCCTGTGGCGCCTGATCCTGCTTTATCCGTCGTCGAGCCTGCTTTCGCTCGACGAGCGCGTGAAAGAAGGCGTCCGCGGACTCTTCGGCCAGGACCGGTACGAGCTTGTCTGGCAAAGCGAATTTCATCTTCATCAGCGCCTGAGCAGCGGCTTTGTCAGCGGCCGCGCGGCGCTTGCCGGGGATGCCGCGCATCTCAACAGCCCCGTGGGCGGGCAGGGGATGAACGCCGGTATCCAGGACACGGAAGTCCTGTGCAAAACGCTTCTCAAGGCCCTGGACTGCCGGGACCCCGAGGAGCTGCGGGCTTACGAACGCGAAAGGCGCCTGGCCGTGCGGAAAGGCGTCAACCGCTTTACGAACCAACTCACGAAAGTCCTGCTTTTCCGGGACGGCCGCTATATCAAAACCATCCTCGGCTTGGCGGGCCATGTCCTGAAAATTCCCTCTCTGCGGCATGCGTTCCTGCGGCGCATGGCCATGCTTCCGCGCCGTTAGGCGCGTCCCCCTGCGCAATCGGGATTTTGCCCGACACCAGTCCTCACTTTTTCCCGATTCGAACAAAGTTGATTTTCCATAAGCTAAAGGAGCCTGCACGCGACACTTCTATCAATCGTGAATCAGGCGGAGTTTTACTGTGAACATTCTCGTGGGAATTTTGAAGTATCCACCGGATTATGCGGGAGACGGGCTCCGGCTTCATCGTACGTTCCAGCGTCTCAGGAAGAAATCCCAGCTGGAAGACGTCTATGTCCTGACGTCCTGGGACAGGGCCGCCCCGCAAAAAAACGAAGTCGTCGACGGCATCTGTATCCTGCGCGACGTCGAGTGCACGCTGAAGCGCGATTTCCGCAGCTTCTCGAAAAAAATTGCGCTGCTCCGGCAGATTGCCGGAATGATCCGCAGTTTTTTTGAAATCGCGCCGCGGGTCGACCTTGTGCTGACCTCGGGCTCAGGATGGTTTCCCTCGCTTGTCGCGTGGCTTGCCTTTTTCGCCCGCAAGCCCGTCGTCAAAGAAATCGTGCTTCTCGGCAGCGACGATCCCCGGACCCTCCAAGCCGCAAAACCTTTCCCGCTGCGCTGGTTTTTCACTCAGCCTTTCCGTTTTGCCAAGCTCATCATCGCCATTTCTCCGCCGCTGGAAAAGGCCTGCCTGAACTGGGGCCTTCCGCAGGACAAAATCTGGTGCCGGCTGAATCCCATCGACATCGAATTTCCCGTCCAGCCCGAGATCGCCGACAGCCCCGAGCCCCCGCTTATTCTGTGGGTGGGCACGGTCAGCGCGCGCAAGAACGTCCACTTCCTGCTCAAAGCCGCGGCGCATTTCAAGGAGCCGGTGCGTATCTGGTTTGTCGGGCCCTGCGCGGACGGCGATTATTTTCTGGGGCTCCAGCAGCTTCAGGTCCGGCTGCCGCGCCACATCGAGGTCCGGTTCACAGGCGAGATCAAGGACATGCCCCGGCTCTGCCGGCTTTATTCCCGCGCCCGGCTGTTCTGGTTTGCCTCCCGGAGCGAAGGCATGGGCAACGTGGTGGCGGAATCGCTGATCTGCGGCACGCCGGTGGTGACGCTTCCCGTGATGGACATCATGAAACACTTGCTGCCGCACGCGGAAGACGGGGAAGTCGTGGACACCGAGGACCCGGAAGTCTTTGCCTCGGCCGCCGCGTCCTGGCTGAAAAAGAAAATCGACCGTGCGGGCATTGCCGCGCGCGCGCGGGAACGCTTCAGCGCGGAGCGGGTGGATGCCGGTTACGCCGCGTGGTTCCGTAAACTTTCTCATTCTCCGCTGCCGGAAAAAGCCTACGGGCGCGGCGCGATCTTAATCCCGGAAAGGATCTCATCATGATCGCCGACATTCTGCGTTCCGTGCACTGCCTTAATCGGATCCGGGCCAAAGAGCGCGCCTCTCTCGAAACGCTTTCGGCTTATCAATTCGAGCGCATGAAGAGCCTTGTCGGCCACGCCTATGAGCGCGTCCCTTATTACCGCCACGCGTACGGAAAAGCGGGCCTCCATCCGTCCATGATCCGCTCGTGGGATGATTTCAGGCGCCTTCCCATGCTGACCAAGCAGGACAGGCGCTCGAATCCCGCGGACGATTTTCTGGTTTCAGGCACGGACAAGGCGCGCGTGTGGACGTCCCAGACCACGGGATCCTCCGGCATCCCCATCACGGTCTGGCGTGACGCGGAAAGCGCGGCCTGGGACCGCGCGCTCATGAATTATGGCTTCGGCAAGCTCGGCATCCGGCCGTATCACCGTTTCTGCCAGATCTCCGCGATCCTTTCGGAAAAGCCCGCACGTCCGGGCCCGTTCGCAAAGCTCGGCTTCAAGCGCACGCACATCGTTTCGCTCCGGCAGCCCGACGAAATCATCCTTCGCGAAATGGAAGCCTTGAAGCCGGACGTGGTTTACACGTTTCCGTCGGTTCTTCTGCGCCTGTCCGAGGCGCTCAAGCGGGGAAAGGCGTCCGTGTCGCCGCGCTGGCTCATCGCGCAGGGGGAAGTCCTTCCGGATTCCTGGCGCTCGACGATCGAAGAAGCATTCGGCGCGCCGCTCTATCACACTTACGGGGCCACGGAAATCGCGCGCATCGGCTTCGAATGCCGCTGGCATCAGGGCTATCATTTGATTCCCGACGCGGCCGTCGTCGAGGTCTTGAAAGACGGCCGTCCCGCGGCGCCCGATGAAGAAGGCGATCTGGTCATCACCGGCCTGAACAGCCGCCTTTCGCCGTTCATCCGCTATCAAATCGGGGACCGGGGGATTTTGAGCCGCGCGGTTTGCCCGTGCGGGCTCACGCTTCCGCTGCTCAAAAACGTGGTGGGCCGTTCGGACGATTTTCTCGTGCTGCCCAGCGGCCGCAAGGTTTCGGCCCGGGCCGTGACGCATATGCGCTTCGACGGCATCCTCCAGTACAAGATCGTCCAGAAATCGCCCGCTCATCTGCAGGTGCTTGTCATCCCTTCCGAAACTTTCGGTGAAAACACGGCCGCGGAAATCCGCAAAGTTCTGGACGGCGCCTTTTTCGGAGAACCCCTCGAAATCGAGATCCTCAAAACCGAATCGCTTCCGGTTTCGCGCACGGGCAAGCTCCAGCTCGTCATGCGCGAATTCTGAACCGGGCTTCTTCCTAGGAGAAATCCCTCGTTTGCCCGACTTACAAATAATTCCCGGGTCTTAGCATAGGACAGGTGATCATGGAAGAAATTCTCATCGAGGAAATCAACGAATGGGGAATCGTGGGCAAGGACGGCGCCCTGACGCCTTGGGAATCCATCCGCGCGGTGGGCAAAAAAGAGACCCATAGCGCAAACGATTACACCGCCGGCGTGATGTTTGACGTGCTGGGCCACGAGACCGTCCGCTTCTACGCCGAGGACGGGCAGCCGGATCACCTGAGCGTCGCCAGCATCCGCGCGCGCAAAATCAAGGGCGTCGTCGACGAGATCCCGGTGCAGTTTTGCATGATCGCGGAAAAGCTGCTCCGTGAAGCGCGGCGTCATCCGCACATCCGTTTCGAGCACGTGAACGCGCAGGGCGGCGTGGAGCCGCTCAACATCGGCAAAGAGCTCCAAACGCTGGCCTTCCTGCGCAGCCCCGCCGTCAAGGCGGGCATCCGGCATGAACTGAAAAGAGAAGGAATCAAGGCCGCCGTCACCGCCGTGCTGTGCGGGATCGTGCTGGGAATTTTTTTCTGGCTGGCGCGCACTTATTTACGATGAGGCTCCGAGTTTGCCTGAGAGCACATTCCATGTTTCCCCGATACGAAACGAAAAAGCGCCGGCCTACAATGAAACCGTAACCGAGAAAGCGCGAAAAATTATTCTTACGATAACATCGGCCCGTGTTGGGAAGCGGTGAGTTTCTCTCGAACTGGCCCGCGGATCCGGGGGGGACTGCGGACTGGATTGGGAGCGGAATCCCAGGGCATTGCAAAATGCCCTGGGACTCATTCCGCATCGGCCGCTAACGAGAAAGGATGACGCATGGAAACGCCTCAGTCCAAAGCCGAAAAAGACGTGGTTTTCTCGCAGCCTTTTCTCGCGGACGTGGATGCGATCCGCCGCCGCGCGCGCCAGCACATCCAGGACGGCGCGGTCACGCAGGCCTATCACGCCGACCGTGAGACGATCCTCAAACTTTTGAACGAAGCGCTCGCGACGGAGATTGTCTGCGTGCTGCGCTACAAAAGGCATTACTTCATGGCGCAGGGGATCCATTCGCAATCCGTAGCCGCGGAGTTTCAGGAACACGCGGCCGAAGAGCAGGAGCACGCGGACCAGATCGCCGAGCGCATCGCGCAGCTGGGCGGGGAGCCGGACCTGAATCCGGAAGGCCTTCTTTCACGGAGCCATTCCGAATATTTAGAGGGCCGGTCCCTTCTGGACATGGTAAAAGAAGACTTGATCGCGGAACGGATCGCGATAGAATCCTACACGGCCATCGTCCAATTCATCGCGGACAAAGACCCTACCACGCGGCGTATCATGGAGGGCATTCTGCAGAAGGAAGAAGAGCATGCCGACGATCTTGCGAAAATTCTTTCGGCTCTTGATGATACGAATAAATAGCCGCCCCCGGCCCGAGGCGCGAAAACGCAAAAAGCGCCGCATCCGCACGCCGGTCTACTGCGCCCGTTAGCCCGCTTCGAGTCTCTCACCTCAATCCTGACGAAGTCCAGTTGTGTCCAGGCTTGTCCGGGATAGGGCTGGAGCCTTATTTTTATATGTAAATTTCCGGCAAATTCCTGCAAATCTGATTGTGGGTAAAAAAGGCTTCGCCTATAATGCGATCACCCCGCGGTGCCCCCCGGGAAATACCAATCGAAGGTGAGCTCATGATCGTTCGTTTTTTTTCGAAACTGCCGAAGATTTTTTCTGCCTTTTTGATTTCCTTTATCGCAGTGCTGTCCGCCGCCCAAACCGCGCATGCCGCGAGCGTGACGCTCGATGCCGTGTACTCGGGATGGTACCTGGACAACGGTTCCCATACCAACAGCAACCTGAACTATTTGACCGGCAGCTGCCCTACGGTTCCTTGCACCACCAATGGAGGTGAGCATCGGGGCTTTTTTATTTTCGATCTCACTTCGGTAACCGATCCCATCGTCAGCGCGACGCTCAGCCTGTTCAATCCGGATTACACCAGCGGCGATACCACGGAGACGCTGGACATCTACGACGTTTCCACCGATCCCGTCACTTTGGCGCAGACGGCCGTTGGCCAAACGGGTTATTTCGATGACCTGGGCACCGGCGTGAAATACGGTTCCACCAGCGTCAGCAATGCGGATGACGGTCAAGCCGTTCTGATTCCCCTCAATGCCGGAGCGCTTCTGGATTTGAACAATGCTTCGGGCTATTTTGCGTTCGGCGCGCGGCTCTCGACCCTTCAGGACAGCACCCTGCAGTACTTGTTCGGAAACAGCTCGGGAACAAGTCCGCGTAAGCTGCTTCTCGAAACGCAGGATGCCGTGGTGCCTTCGCCTTCCGTGCCGGAACCTTCCTCGATTCTCCTTGCCGGCATGGGACTTCTGCTCGGACTGGCGTTCAAGACGCGCCGCTAGGCCGGACCTTCGGAAGCGTAAAGAAAAAGGCGCTGCCTTTCGGCGAATGGGCCTCCACCCAAATTCTTCCGCCGTGGCGTTCCACGATTTTCTTGCAGATCGCAAGCCCCAGCCCCGACCCTTGGACGGCCATCCCCAGCTGCGTGAACGCCTCAAAAATCTTTCCCCGGTCTTCTTTTCGGATGCCCATGCCGTTGTCCTTTACCGCGATTTGCCATTCCAGCTCTTTTTCTTCCATCTCGATCCGGATCTCAGGCGAGGGCGAGTCATTGTATTTGAGCGCGTTCGAGATGAGGTTTTGGAAGAGCTGCCCTATTTGAAGGCTGTCGGCTGTGACCATGGGAAGCGGTTCGGTCAGAACGACCGCCTTCTTCTCCCGCAGGCGCGCCTGCATGTTATGAAGAGTGGCTTCAACGATTGTCGCGAGATTGACGGCTTGTAAGCGCGGCGGGGTGGCGCCGAACTTCGCAAGATTGAGAAGGGATTGAGTGAGGTTCTGGGCCCGGGCGGCCGCTTCGTAGATAAAGTCGAGAAACTGCTTCATTTCCGCCCCGGCATCGGCGCCGGCCCGGCGTTTGAGCAGATCCGCATACAGCGCCACGACGCGCAGCGGTTCCTGAAGATCGTGCGAAACCGTGTGCGCGAATTGTTCCAGGTCGCGGTTTGATTTTTTCAGGCTTTCCGCCAGGGTTCTGTAATCGGTGAAATCGCGGAAAATTTTGATGAAGCCGGCGACCGCGCCGTCCTCGGAATGGATGGCGGTCATGCTTCCACTTCCCCAGAATACCGTCCCGTCCTTGCGCAGATGCCAGCGCTCATCTTTGGCGCTGCCCCTTTCGGCCGCGGTTCCGATTTCTTTTTGCGGCTCCCCGCGCGCCCGGTCCGAAGGCGTAAAGATAATGGACGCTTCCTGGCCCAGGGCTTCCGCTTCCGCCCACCCGAGCAGGCGTTCGGCTCCGAGATTCCACTCCACAATACGACCCGCCGGATCAAGGCCGATCACGGCGAAGTCCGGGATTTCCTCGGCCAGCATTTGCAGGCATTCGGCTTTCTCCGAAAATTGGGCAAGTTTCTTCGAGGGCATAAGTTATTTTATCTTGTGTGATAAGAATGGCGATCAGTAAGAAGCATCATCGTTCGTCAGGCAAAAGAGCGGGAGTAAGCGCAAACTACCTGAAGCCGATTTGCCCAATGCCTGATTGCCGGAAACGGCGTCTTGTTATGAAATAGGCCGCGGTAAAAATAAGGAGGCACACCATGAACAAACTTCGTCAACTCGCGTTCATCTTGCTTTTAACGGCTTTTCTCGCGCCGGCCGCGCATGCGGACGTTGTCGTGACTGACACGACGCACTCGAGGGCCCATTGGGGGACGGGAGTCGCGGACACGCCGATCGGGACTCTGTTTTATTTCCTGGGCGACGTCGTCTCTTTTCCGTTCGACCTGCTGGGAGGACTTTTTTAAACGATGAAAAAGAAACAAACGGACCGGAAAAAAATGATCCCGGCTCTGC from Verrucomicrobiia bacterium includes the following:
- the egtB gene encoding ergothioneine biosynthesis protein EgtB, with the protein product MSVTLTQTSPSETLRKEEDYVRVRSESERLCESLEIEDFAVQGMPDVSPPKWHLAHTTWFFETFFLAPLEPHHKPFDPVFSYLFNSYYEAVGARQPRGRRGQISRPSVSRVLEYRANVDQRVAEVLEKKAGRLGGEELRVFDTGLHHEQQHQELLLTDIKYNFFLSPYRPAYLSEEAPPEGERAGAARWIDYGGSLRVVGHDGRGFGFDNEMPEHQAYVEPFSLASHLVTNAEYLGFIEDGGYDHAELWLSDGWETARREGWRAPLYWEAEGKSEWRVFTLAGMKKLNMDEPVCHLSCYEADAYARWAGCRLPTEAEWETAARTAAVGGNFRESGRLHPAPSSGGPLARPAQLYGDVWEWTQSPYAPYPGFKPGPGALGEYNGKFMCNQIVLRGGSCVTPASHIRPTYRNFFYPHQRWQFSGLRLAR
- a CDS encoding NAD(P)/FAD-dependent oxidoreductase; the encoded protein is MLDVLIAGAGPVGLSLALGLARAGKSVLVLEKKDRFDPHSRAPAIWPRTQEILAGLGVIDRFVREGIVRPDFNFTDADKDRVLLSLSFRELAEETKFPQALILPQNKTEQFLYEALSREPKAEVKFSSEVVKLLHADTHVTVEYKQNGQPAAADALYVAGCDGAHSAVREALGFTLEGRTYGIRAALADVHLGDDKPYDFPRFSTQGPFAAGILIEKSLWRLILLYPSSSLLSLDERVKEGVRGLFGQDRYELVWQSEFHLHQRLSSGFVSGRAALAGDAAHLNSPVGGQGMNAGIQDTEVLCKTLLKALDCRDPEELRAYERERRLAVRKGVNRFTNQLTKVLLFRDGRYIKTILGLAGHVLKIPSLRHAFLRRMAMLPRR
- a CDS encoding VOC family protein, with product MPVKPVPEEYHTLTPYLIVRRADKAIEFYKKVFGAAEKMRMEGPGGKVGHAELKIGDSTFMLADEVPDMGFLGPQSLGGSPVNLLVYVENSDAIFNRAVAEGAAVRKAMANQFYGDRSGTFEDPFGHLWTVSTHIEDVPEDELRRRAAECMSQHEAKT
- a CDS encoding DNA-3-methyladenine glycosylase I; its protein translation is MQRYHDEEWGVPVSDDRKQFEFLVLESAQAGLSWAIVLRKRENYRKAFAGFDPVKVSRFKAPQVRKLLKDPGIIRNRLKIQAAINNARRFLEILSEHGSFANYLRTFVGEKPRINRWKSLAELPARTPESDALSKDMKKRGFKFLGSIVLYSHLQAVGMVNDHVVSCYRHRELKGAPRRKRAGHA
- the egtD gene encoding L-histidine N(alpha)-methyltransferase, with product MVYFAPGKETFLHDVLDGLQRREKKIPCKYFYDERGSRLFDAICRTEEYYPTRTEVQILHNYAADMARLAGPGAVLVELGSGSGLKTRLLLEYLSRPAAFVPVDISRFRLMESSRELRSRFPRLKILPVCADFTAPFRLPEAAGRRVFYFPGSTIGNFSPEEAGELLGRLLEDAGPGGALLIGVDLKKDKRVLEAAYNDRSGMTAAFNRNVLRRLNDELGTGICTEKFTHRAFYNEAEGRIEMHLVSGAEQTIELAGETIRLRENESICTEHSYKYSLEDFQNLAGTFGASVERTWTDPARLFSVHYLARA
- a CDS encoding fibronectin type III domain-containing protein gives rise to the protein MNRKTFLFSLGLVLAAAAPLAYADTAVVSDAQVIDLGQNNFLLKLRSSGPQAFDATLKNPTTLEVRLYQATLGTFAVPSTPFGGVTFTQDKAEQVLMRLTLNDPTHKPRVQQGDSADSVDIYVRWMTDNKAPVLSAVNVTNITQTGADITWTTDEAADSSAAYGLSQPPAQTTTVNTTPFTAHKVTLTGLAPGKLYYYSARSADIAGNLAASNVLSFTTKAPAFAESGGQVVIEAEHYDVKTPRAGKDWVLESAQSGASGSRYATALPNSGANLSSYVNQSPELVYNVLFTATGTYYVWIRGAGPTTADDSVHAGIDGTGPASASNMDGFPAAWTWKNKTTSGAAATLVVHSPGLHTIHLWMREDGFRADKILLRQNSSATAPSGTGPAESPRQ
- a CDS encoding glycosyltransferase gives rise to the protein MNILVGILKYPPDYAGDGLRLHRTFQRLRKKSQLEDVYVLTSWDRAAPQKNEVVDGICILRDVECTLKRDFRSFSKKIALLRQIAGMIRSFFEIAPRVDLVLTSGSGWFPSLVAWLAFFARKPVVKEIVLLGSDDPRTLQAAKPFPLRWFFTQPFRFAKLIIAISPPLEKACLNWGLPQDKIWCRLNPIDIEFPVQPEIADSPEPPLILWVGTVSARKNVHFLLKAAAHFKEPVRIWFVGPCADGDYFLGLQQLQVRLPRHIEVRFTGEIKDMPRLCRLYSRARLFWFASRSEGMGNVVAESLICGTPVVTLPVMDIMKHLLPHAEDGEVVDTEDPEVFASAAASWLKKKIDRAGIAARARERFSAERVDAGYAAWFRKLSHSPLPEKAYGRGAILIPERISS